One segment of Yersinia kristensenii DNA contains the following:
- a CDS encoding TIGR00366 family protein encodes MIGRISRFLTGFVSRYLPDPLIFAMLLTMLTFGIALALTPHTPVEMVHMWGDGFWNLLAFGMQMALIIVTGHALATSAPVKRVLTLTASVAKTPAQGVMLVTFLGSVACVINWGFGLVVGAMFAREVARRIPGSDYPLLIACAYIGFLTWGGGFSGSMPLLAATPGNPVEHIAGLIPVSETLFTGYNLFITLGLILVMPFVTRMMVPKPHEVVSIDPALLAEEPSFQKTLPADAPIAEKMEESRIIAFIIGALGIAYLGMSFWEKGFNITINTVNMMFMIAGLLLHKTPMAYMRAISAAAKSTAGILVQFPFYAGIQLMMEHSGLGGLITEFFINVANKDTFPIMTFFSSALINFAVPSGGGHWVIQGPFVIPAAQALGADLGKSVMAIAYGEQWMNMAQPFWALPALAIAGLGVRDIMGYCVTALLFSGVIFIIGLTLI; translated from the coding sequence ATGATTGGCCGCATCTCCCGCTTTTTAACCGGTTTTGTTAGCCGGTATCTGCCCGATCCGCTGATTTTCGCCATGTTGCTCACGATGCTGACCTTTGGTATCGCGCTGGCACTGACCCCGCACACACCGGTTGAAATGGTGCATATGTGGGGCGATGGCTTCTGGAATCTGCTGGCATTCGGTATGCAGATGGCGCTGATTATCGTCACCGGCCATGCGCTGGCAACTTCAGCCCCAGTTAAACGGGTGCTGACGCTGACCGCCTCCGTCGCCAAAACCCCCGCCCAAGGGGTAATGCTGGTCACTTTCCTCGGTTCGGTGGCTTGTGTTATCAACTGGGGATTCGGTTTGGTGGTCGGCGCAATGTTTGCTCGCGAAGTGGCGCGGCGGATTCCTGGCTCCGATTATCCACTGTTAATTGCCTGTGCTTACATCGGCTTCCTGACGTGGGGCGGCGGATTCTCCGGCTCCATGCCCCTACTGGCTGCCACACCGGGCAACCCGGTGGAACACATTGCTGGCCTGATCCCGGTATCAGAAACCCTGTTCACTGGCTATAACCTGTTCATTACCTTGGGTTTGATCCTCGTCATGCCGTTTGTTACCCGCATGATGGTACCGAAACCTCATGAAGTCGTCAGTATTGATCCAGCACTATTGGCAGAAGAACCCAGCTTCCAGAAAACCTTGCCCGCTGATGCACCCATAGCAGAGAAAATGGAAGAAAGCCGCATCATCGCGTTCATCATTGGCGCACTCGGTATTGCTTATCTGGGGATGAGCTTCTGGGAAAAGGGCTTTAACATCACGATTAACACCGTAAATATGATGTTTATGATTGCTGGCCTGTTGCTGCATAAAACCCCAATGGCTTATATGCGCGCTATCTCAGCGGCCGCGAAAAGTACTGCGGGTATTTTGGTGCAGTTCCCCTTCTATGCCGGTATCCAACTGATGATGGAGCACTCCGGTCTCGGGGGTTTGATTACCGAATTCTTTATCAATGTCGCCAACAAAGACACCTTCCCAATCATGACTTTCTTCAGCTCCGCGCTGATTAACTTCGCCGTGCCATCAGGTGGCGGTCACTGGGTTATCCAAGGGCCATTTGTCATTCCTGCCGCGCAAGCGCTGGGGGCCGATTTAGGTAAATCCGTGATGGCTATCGCCTATGGCGAGCAGTGGATGAACATGGCGCAACCTTTCTGGGCGCTGCCTGCGTTGGCGATTGCCGGTTTGGGGGTCCGGGACATCATGGGCTACTGCGTCACCGCCCTGCTGTTCTCTGGCGTCATATTTATTATCGGCCTCACCCTCATTTAG
- a CDS encoding acetyl-CoA C-acetyltransferase, translating into MESIVIVSAARTAIGSFNGALAAVSAVDLGSIVLREAMARAGISGDQVDEVILGNVLQAGLGQNPARQALLKSGIPDTVSAYTVNKVCGSGLKSVALAAQAILAGDAQTIIAGGMENMSQAPYLMDSKARWGYRLGDGQLFDVILKDGLMCATHDYHMGITAENVAKEYGISREAQDALALASQQKAVTAISSGAFTKEIVPVTVKNRKGDIIVDTDEFPKASTTAEGLAKLRPAFSKDGTVTAGNASGINDGAAALVVMSESRARQLGLTPLARIRGYASAGVVPALMGMGPVPATLNALKKTGLTLSDIDLIEANEAFAAQFLAVGETLEFVAEKVNVNGGAIALGHPIGASGARILVTLLHALQARDKTLGLATLCIGGGQGTAMIIERLN; encoded by the coding sequence ATGGAAAGTATTGTTATTGTCAGTGCCGCACGTACGGCGATTGGGAGTTTTAATGGCGCATTGGCAGCAGTCAGCGCGGTCGATTTAGGGTCAATTGTGCTACGTGAGGCCATGGCCCGCGCCGGTATCAGCGGTGACCAGGTTGATGAGGTTATTTTGGGTAATGTGCTTCAAGCCGGGTTAGGCCAAAACCCCGCACGGCAGGCATTATTGAAAAGCGGAATACCTGATACCGTCAGCGCCTATACCGTGAATAAAGTGTGTGGCTCCGGTTTGAAAAGTGTGGCATTGGCAGCTCAGGCGATTTTAGCCGGAGATGCACAGACCATTATTGCTGGCGGCATGGAAAATATGAGCCAGGCACCTTATTTGATGGACAGCAAAGCGCGCTGGGGCTATCGGCTGGGTGACGGCCAGTTATTCGACGTGATCCTCAAAGACGGTTTGATGTGTGCCACCCATGATTATCATATGGGCATCACGGCAGAGAATGTCGCGAAAGAGTATGGCATTAGTCGTGAAGCCCAAGATGCATTAGCGCTGGCCTCACAGCAAAAGGCCGTGACGGCTATTTCGAGCGGTGCTTTCACCAAAGAAATTGTGCCGGTGACGGTGAAAAACCGCAAAGGCGATATCATCGTGGATACCGATGAATTCCCTAAAGCCAGTACCACGGCGGAAGGTTTGGCAAAATTGCGCCCGGCATTTAGCAAAGATGGTACGGTCACTGCGGGCAATGCATCCGGCATTAATGATGGTGCCGCTGCATTGGTGGTGATGTCGGAAAGCCGTGCTCGGCAGTTAGGACTGACCCCACTGGCGCGTATCCGTGGCTATGCAAGTGCTGGCGTGGTACCGGCCTTGATGGGCATGGGGCCAGTACCGGCAACTCTTAACGCACTGAAGAAAACCGGGCTAACACTATCAGATATTGATTTGATCGAAGCCAACGAAGCTTTCGCCGCGCAATTCTTGGCGGTGGGGGAAACATTGGAGTTTGTGGCAGAAAAAGTGAACGTCAATGGCGGTGCGATTGCTCTGGGCCACCCAATAGGTGCCAGCGGCGCACGCATTCTGGTGACACTGCTGCATGCCTTGCAAGCTCGCGACAAAACCTTGGGGCTGGCAACACTGTGTATCGGCGGAGGGCAAGGAACGGCAATGATTATTGAGCGCCTGAATTAA
- a CDS encoding 3-oxoacid CoA-transferase subunit B, with protein sequence MNAKELIARRVALELHDGDIVNLGIGLPTQVVNYLPTDIHITLQSENGFLGLAPVTEAHPNLVNAGGLPCGILPGGAAFDSAFSFALIRGGHVDVSVLGGLQVDQHANLANWMVPGKMVPGMGGAMDLVTGARRVIIAMEHCAKDGSSKLLKHCSLPLTAKNKVSMVVTELAVFSFEQGQLVLQEHAPGVTLATISAKTDAEFSVSPGFKVMPVALEEGAV encoded by the coding sequence ATGAACGCTAAAGAACTTATCGCGCGCCGCGTCGCCCTTGAACTGCACGACGGGGACATTGTGAATCTGGGTATTGGGCTACCAACTCAAGTGGTCAACTATTTACCCACTGATATTCATATCACCCTGCAATCTGAAAATGGTTTTCTTGGCTTGGCCCCGGTCACCGAAGCGCATCCTAATCTGGTCAATGCGGGCGGCTTACCTTGCGGAATATTGCCCGGCGGAGCGGCCTTTGACAGCGCATTCTCCTTTGCGTTGATCCGCGGAGGTCATGTTGATGTCAGCGTATTGGGCGGGTTGCAGGTCGATCAGCACGCCAATCTGGCTAACTGGATGGTGCCGGGGAAAATGGTTCCGGGCATGGGCGGCGCAATGGATCTGGTCACTGGCGCACGGCGGGTGATTATTGCGATGGAACATTGCGCTAAAGATGGCTCATCTAAGCTCCTTAAGCACTGTTCGCTGCCGCTAACGGCTAAAAATAAAGTCAGCATGGTAGTGACCGAACTGGCGGTGTTCAGCTTCGAGCAGGGCCAATTAGTCCTGCAAGAACATGCGCCGGGTGTCACGCTGGCAACTATCTCGGCAAAAACTGATGCTGAATTCTCGGTATCACCGGGCTTCAAAGTCATGCCAGTTGCGCTAGAGGAAGGTGCTGTATGA